A stretch of Rhododendron vialii isolate Sample 1 chromosome 4a, ASM3025357v1 DNA encodes these proteins:
- the LOC131323206 gene encoding pentatricopeptide repeat-containing protein At2g37320 isoform X1, protein MNSFFSKQRFIKQNFRSISLPFPPLSSQTKSHPTRHKSLKGQRVLDLVSPKSNFTRNGRQSHLRLIQDILPSNSNDPDEHVGPFICYSHGEGLRADPSVLSHALSSRGCVRTASVGIQLHCLVIKTGYLSNVYVGSSLISFYCKCSDLRYAYQAFDEMPMRNVVSWTTIIAGFAQEWQVDVCLELYHWMRYSTVNPNDFTLTSVLSACTGSGCLGKGKSAHCQAIQMGFDAYVHVSNALISLYFKCGDENEAAYIFENMCIKDLVSWNSMIAGYAQHGFSSQAIDLFEEMRKKKVKPDAITFLGVLSSCRHAGLVEQGQFYFNSMVEYGLEPEVDHYSCIVDLLGRAGDLEKARGLIKNMPIDPNGIIWGSLLSSSRLHGNVWIGIEAGERRLELEPECAATHLQLVNLYASFGFWDQVARVRKLMKDKGLKTDPGHSWIEIRNKVYRFGAEDSLNSKTDEVLAVVNCLVDQIRDSAYKKHSKCYKRGTCGCSLAFLACYSSWRSYQGTDTVEI, encoded by the exons ATGAACAGTTTCTTCTCTAAGCAACGCTTCATTAAGCAGAATTTTCGCTCCATTTCCTTacctttcccccctctctcttctcaAACAAAATCACACCCAACAAGACACAAGTCGCTCAAGGGCCAGAGAGTCTTGGACCTCGTTTCTCCGAAATCAAATTTTACTAGAAATGGTCGCCAATCTCATCTTCGGCTCATTCAAGACATTTTGCCATCGAATTCAAACGACCCTGATGAACACGTTGGACCCTTCATTTGTTATTCCCACGGGGAAGGGTTGAGAGCTGACCCAAGTGTTTTATCACACGCTCTGAGTTCCCGTGGCTGTGTAAGAACTGCATCAGTTGGAATTCAACTTCACTGCTTGGTAATTAAAACTGGGTACTTGAGCAATGTTTATGTTGGCAGTTCTTTGATCAGTTTTTACTGTAAATGCAGTGATCTAAGGTATGCGTACCAAGCGTTTGATGAAATGCCAATGAGAAATGTAGTGTCATGGACGACAATCATTGCCGGGTTTGCACAAGAGTGGCAAGTTGATGTGTGTTTGGAGCTTTACCATTGGATGAGATACTCAACTGTGAATCCCAATGATTTTACACTAACTAGTGTTTTGAGTGCTTGCACGGGTAGTGGGTGTCTTGGAAAGGGGAAGAGTGCTCATTGTCAAGCGATCCAAATGGGTTTCGATGCGTATGTGCATGTTTCCAATGCTCTCATCTCATTGTATTTCAAGTGCGGGGATGAAAATGAAGCGGCATATATCTTTGAAAACATGTGCATTAAAGATCTTGTGTCATGGAACTCTATGATTGCTGGCTATGCTCAGCATGGGTTTTCGTCGCAAGCAATTGATCTTTTCGaagaaatgagaaagaagaaagtGAAACCCGATGCCATCACTTTCCTCGGGGTTCTCTCTTCATGTCGCCATGCGGGTCTTGTTGAACAAGGCCAGTTTTATTTCAACTCAATGGTCGAATATGGTTTGGAGCCAGAAGTAGACCATTACTCATGCATTGTGGATCTTCTTGGTCGAGCCGGGGATTTAGAAAAGGCTCggggtttgataaaaaatatgCCTATTGATCCCAATGGGATTATATGGGGCTCACTTCTTTCTTCGTCAAGGCTTCATGGAAATGTTTGGATTGGAATTGAGGCTGGAGAGAGAAGGCTTGAGCTTGAACCAGAGTGTGCTGCTACTCACCTGCAGTTGGTGAACTTATATGCCAGTTTTGGTTTCTGGGACCAGGTAGCAAGGGTACGGAAATTGATGAAAGATAAAGGGTTGAAAACAGATCCTGGGCATAGCTGGATTGAAATCAGGAACAAGGTGTATCGATTTGGAGCAGAAGATAGTTTAAATTCCAAAACAGATGAGGTCCTGGCTGTGGTGAATTGTTTGGTAGATCAAATAAGAGATTCAG CCTATAAGAAGCATTCCAAATGCTACAAAAGGGGAACATGTGGTTGCAGTTTGGCCTTCTTGGCCTGTTACAGTAGCTGGCGAAGCTATCAGGGGACGGATACTGTAGAGATTTGA
- the LOC131323206 gene encoding pentatricopeptide repeat-containing protein At2g37320 isoform X2, which produces MNSFFSKQRFIKQNFRSISLPFPPLSSQTKSHPTRHKSLKGQRVLDLVSPKSNFTRNGRQSHLRLIQDILPSNSNDPDEHVGPFICYSHGEGLRADPSVLSHALSSRGCVRTASVGIQLHCLVIKTGYLSNVYVGSSLISFYCKCSDLRYAYQAFDEMPMRNVVSWTTIIAGFAQEWQVDVCLELYHWMRYSTVNPNDFTLTSVLSACTGSGCLGKGKSAHCQAIQMGFDAYVHVSNALISLYFKCGDENEAAYIFENMCIKDLVSWNSMIAGYAQHGFSSQAIDLFEEMRKKKVKPDAITFLGVLSSCRHAGLVEQGQFYFNSMVEYGLEPEVDHYSCIVDLLGRAGDLEKARGLIKNMPIDPNGIIWGSLLSSSRLHGNVWIGIEAGERRLELEPECAATHLQLVNLYASFGFWDQVARVRKLMKDKGLKTDPGHSWIEIRNKVYRFGAEDSLNSKTDEVLAVVNCLVDQIRDSV; this is translated from the exons ATGAACAGTTTCTTCTCTAAGCAACGCTTCATTAAGCAGAATTTTCGCTCCATTTCCTTacctttcccccctctctcttctcaAACAAAATCACACCCAACAAGACACAAGTCGCTCAAGGGCCAGAGAGTCTTGGACCTCGTTTCTCCGAAATCAAATTTTACTAGAAATGGTCGCCAATCTCATCTTCGGCTCATTCAAGACATTTTGCCATCGAATTCAAACGACCCTGATGAACACGTTGGACCCTTCATTTGTTATTCCCACGGGGAAGGGTTGAGAGCTGACCCAAGTGTTTTATCACACGCTCTGAGTTCCCGTGGCTGTGTAAGAACTGCATCAGTTGGAATTCAACTTCACTGCTTGGTAATTAAAACTGGGTACTTGAGCAATGTTTATGTTGGCAGTTCTTTGATCAGTTTTTACTGTAAATGCAGTGATCTAAGGTATGCGTACCAAGCGTTTGATGAAATGCCAATGAGAAATGTAGTGTCATGGACGACAATCATTGCCGGGTTTGCACAAGAGTGGCAAGTTGATGTGTGTTTGGAGCTTTACCATTGGATGAGATACTCAACTGTGAATCCCAATGATTTTACACTAACTAGTGTTTTGAGTGCTTGCACGGGTAGTGGGTGTCTTGGAAAGGGGAAGAGTGCTCATTGTCAAGCGATCCAAATGGGTTTCGATGCGTATGTGCATGTTTCCAATGCTCTCATCTCATTGTATTTCAAGTGCGGGGATGAAAATGAAGCGGCATATATCTTTGAAAACATGTGCATTAAAGATCTTGTGTCATGGAACTCTATGATTGCTGGCTATGCTCAGCATGGGTTTTCGTCGCAAGCAATTGATCTTTTCGaagaaatgagaaagaagaaagtGAAACCCGATGCCATCACTTTCCTCGGGGTTCTCTCTTCATGTCGCCATGCGGGTCTTGTTGAACAAGGCCAGTTTTATTTCAACTCAATGGTCGAATATGGTTTGGAGCCAGAAGTAGACCATTACTCATGCATTGTGGATCTTCTTGGTCGAGCCGGGGATTTAGAAAAGGCTCggggtttgataaaaaatatgCCTATTGATCCCAATGGGATTATATGGGGCTCACTTCTTTCTTCGTCAAGGCTTCATGGAAATGTTTGGATTGGAATTGAGGCTGGAGAGAGAAGGCTTGAGCTTGAACCAGAGTGTGCTGCTACTCACCTGCAGTTGGTGAACTTATATGCCAGTTTTGGTTTCTGGGACCAGGTAGCAAGGGTACGGAAATTGATGAAAGATAAAGGGTTGAAAACAGATCCTGGGCATAGCTGGATTGAAATCAGGAACAAGGTGTATCGATTTGGAGCAGAAGATAGTTTAAATTCCAAAACAGATGAGGTCCTGGCTGTGGTGAATTGTTTGGTAGATCAAATAAGAGATTCAG TTTGA